AAACAGGGCtctattttttctgtctgctgaaTTAAACTTTGCCAAAATCGCCTGGCCTTAATGCAAGGAGCCAGGAGTTGCAGTGGCATGTTCAAGCAGGGAATGGTATGCAGCTCAGTGAGGGAATGATGCATCCCCTGGTGTCTCCAGGCTCTGCGCAGCACTGTAAGGAGTCACCCCTGGGAAGATGGTcacctctttctctccctgtgttcccatctgtttttatttttttttcccttcatctctCTTTTACTTTTGCAATGTAGACAGGTTGTTTACTTGCTGTGAGCCCTGGGAACTTCTCCTGTTGCCATTAAAGGCAATACCTTCTTTTTGTCATCTCCAGTTACAAGACCTTGATGCCAGATTCAGCCTCTTAAGGTACCCAGAAATTAATGTAATGATGTTACTGAAACAAAGGTTGAGGTTTAAGCAAAGGAAAGGTCTGTTTCCTGGTTAGTGTTTTCTCATGATGGTGCTGCTGTGAATGACTGCAGTAATCACGATGACAGCTCCAACAGGGTAGAGGAGAGGTACCTGCTTGAACAGTCACCAGTGAAATAATGACGAATATTAAAGCTGAGGTGTCCATTATTGGAAACTCAGTATTGAAAGTATGAGCAGATTGGTGTGAACTCCACAACATACTCGTCTGTCAGAAAAATGAGTCTTGGCAAGTATCTATGGTTAGGGGCTCGTCTTTGGCTGCAGAGGCCAGGAACTTTCTGAGTTAATCTTTGGGTTTGTGAAAGCAGTCAGATAGATGGTAAATGCTCTGTCAAGTTTGTATGGCCAGTCCTGGCCCATTCTTACAAGTGTTTGAAGACAGCATTCAGAACACCTATACGTCCAGACTCTGACTATGGGTCATTGCTTTTGGTACTCATTTTGAGCAttaaaaaaccaaaaatatCTACTTTGatgtcagaggaaaaaaatgacaacaatgAAAACCACACTTACAGTTTTGGTTTTTATCTACTCATTTGCTCCCAAATTGAGCACTACAAAGCTGTAAGAGCCCCTGAGGAGATGAAGAGAGAAGTTGAGATGAAGTTGTATTTGTAATAATTATGGCAgtttgggggaaggggaaagatgACAAATAGAAGGGTAAGAGAGATTAATTTCTCTGCTGAGACCGAAGACTTGGATTCTGAAACCATTTAGTAATTTGCTGTTTTGTAATAGATTAGGTGGGGTTTGGCGACTGTGCAAGATGCTACACATGCTTAGTAAGAGTTGTGCTTAAGGACCGAATAGGAGATCTGTCTGGCTGTGTTcctttttgcctcagtttcctgATCTGTGAAATAAAGGTGTGTTCTCTGTGTTACGCAGGAAATCAGCATTTGAGTCCAGATCAGAATTCAAGGTTTCTGGCTCCCAGTTCTGCACTCAGGCCACGCCTTTCTTTTTTATAGCTATGGGAAAAAAGTCAGCTCCAGCATGTCATTTAGTAAAACACCATATAGGAAAAGCAACCCTAAGTCCAAAGGAGCTAAAACCAGCCGCTTTTAAATTAGGAGACGAAAAGATGTCTTGCACAGTCTTTCTGGGAAACGGCAGCCTTCAGCCCCCCACCAGCTGTGGTCATCGCTGGGGTAGCTCCCGTGCGAGTTGTCCTAAAGACATACGGGGCTGGGCATGGCAGGCAGGGACCTCCTCTCCTAGGGTAAGCTCCGGGAGGATGCGCTCGTGAGGACAGACCACGTCGCTGCCGCTTGGCTCCTCGTTCGTGCAGTGAACGCGTGTCGCTGTGTTCGGCTGTGCCCTGAAAGCTTCGAGCCGCTGCTTCCCCCTGTCCGAGCGATGTCTTAAGTCATTAAAGCTGGGAGCTGAACCTCTTCCATACTATATATGGCCTTGGTGCTCATGGTGGAAATCGGAGTGTATTTATAACGCTGGTTTGCTGCAGCGACGTGGATTGGGAACAAATGTTTGTTTGGACAAAATCCAGCTCCAGGGACTGGTTTTACTGCTGCATTAAAATTCCGTAGCAAGCTCATAAAAGCAGCAGTCAAAAATCGAGCGGGGCCTTCCCCATGGAAAAACCATGAATTTGGTGTAACGTGATACAGCTAGGGAGTTACTCACGATGGCTCACGTAGTAGTCAGCGGCCCTGTGTGTAGCGTGCGGTCTGTCAGGCTGGAATGCGGGGATGCTCCTGCATTGTTGGCACACTTGGGGATTGCTGGTGTTACTTGTCAGTACGTGCtgctatttttatatgtattctTCTGTTTGCTTAGAATACCCATCTGTGCCCTAAGTAATATCTGGTGAAAAATTGCAACTGTTTTCTTAACAATATTGCATAGCATTGACATGAGCAAATCAGGCCATAAAGCGAGCTGAGCTGTTTTACGTACTGCTGATAAATATTTGAATGGAAAACAGTTGGCAAAAAAAATGACCCAAGTGTCTTTGGGTGTGTTGATTTGACTGTCTCTATTCAGTTCAAGTGCACTACTCAATTTGCCTAACTTGTTAATACTTTCTTTTGCTGTACAGATAATTAATATCCATTGAGCTTCTGTGAAGTAATTATTACTTGGACTGAGAACGCTCATATCCAAAGTCATAAAAGAATTGTTCTTCGCTTTGTTTTCTAGAACcgctctttctctttttgttgcaGGATGTTCAGAAGGAGAGAGAACCTCATGTTTATCTCAGTAAAGAAGAagttaaagagaaaatacaaagctaTAATTCATCTGTCACTGATAAATTAAAGATGACCTTGGTAAGTTTTGCATATGATTACTGTAACTTATGTTAGGAGCAACTGTGTGGTAACTTTGTAGTGAATTATGAATCATTTTATTCTTAGCATCTCACATATGAAACTGTCTCTGGTTTAATGACTTTGTAGTAGGCTCTCTCTTAGATCTGGAAATTAAATCTTACatctggaatatttttatcCACGTAGCTTTTTTATATGGATTGAAACAAATACAgatgtcatttaaaatgttttaaagataaattcTAATTCAACACTAAGATGTCAATTTATCAGATGAAAACCCTTCAGCTGGTAAATGTGAAGATATTCATCCTTTTTTGGGTTCATAAATGTTTGTCAAGTATCTCTTTGATAAAGATGCTTCAACAGTGAGAAAAGTTAAAACATGCCATATTTATTATAGGAGACATAATATTCAGAGCACTTGTACCGGTTTTCAGCATTTGGAGACTTTCTCCCGCTATCCCCTCCATAAACATAATGCAGACAATAAAACCCATatagatttttaatttccaaggACTGTGGACCAGGTCTGAGACTCAGTCTGACCTACTCCAGACCATACTAATAATATTCGCGTCTGCCTGCCTAGCAAGCTGTCATTCGTTGTCTAGATTTTTCTGATACCTTATGCATTCCTCTGGGTGTACAGTACATGCAAGCTTAGAAATTGTACTATATCCTAAACCATACAGGCACGAGTATCTACTAAAAGGCTTTTATGTATTTCCATGTGGGTCAGGACTTACGCCTAAAACCAGGTTGCTTGAAGTTCTCTAGCTCAGTAATGTTTGATCAATTTCgatattttcttacagaagcaatcaataaataatttgaaatattgaTTAGAATAATGtttattctaattatttttgaattgaAAGAGGATTTGAGTATGTAAATACTGTAGGCTAATTTGCAGCTGAAATGTGGAGAGTAATTTCTACATTTGTGCATAAAATGTATGGTTAGTTATAGAGGCATAGTTATAGACGCGTGTTACTGGTCTTTTTTCACTTCATAGTTCTTTCCTAATGTGAAAACTTACCACTAGTTCATAGTACCTTTTGCTTGGTGAGATCCTAATAGCCTTAGAATTTGGCTGTTATTATTAAGGCCGGTATTATTATTCAGcagaaatagcagaaagaataaatatctgaaatactgaaacaaTGCCTTTCCTAGGGGATGTGACATATTACAGTGGCATTTAAATTCTGTTCTCTGTAACCACTTCTGTCTGCCTTCTCCAGTAGTATGTCACAGTTGGTCATTACTAATTTTAACTTCACAATGCTTTCTTCCTGTTGCAGAACTCAAATGGGATTTACACTGGCTTCATCAAAGTTCAAATGGAACTATGCAGACCGATCACTGTGCAGTCTTCCCCCAGCCAGGGAAGGTGTGCTCACAGCAATAACGAAACTGCTTTTTACTTGCCGAACGACTGTGTGAATACACTTCACATCAGCAGCACCAATACTGTTCGTGAAGTTATTGAGGCCTTGCTCAAAAAGTTTTTCGTGACCGACAACCCCGCGAAATTTGCACTTTACAAAACGCTGTCACAAGGAAGACCAAGGTAGAAATTAGACTTGCAGCATTTCGGTGGCAAAGTGGATTTGGGGGGCAGCTGTGTTATAGGAATACTTGAAATGGGCAGGGTAGAAGAAAGATACAGGGAGGTGACAGCCTTGCTctcttttatcttcttttcttgtGAAAAGCAGTGTGCATAAGAGTGTAAGTGATTTGAGGATAGTTCACAAAAGACAGGAGAACCCACTGAACCATCTACACAAATCCGCTCCGCTGTTCAGTCTGTTGTATTCATTTAAGATGCCCCTTATCAGGCCCTAAACTTCAGTTAGGCTGAAACACTGCAGATTTGTGAGATTAAATTAtgggacagatttttttttgaagagaaaccATGATGTCAGCAATACCTGCAGTCCCTGTGTTGGCAGACAACTGTTGGGGTGATGACCATCATGGGCTGTGTATTGTTTTCATATGTGCTTCTTGGTTCATGTGGCTCTGTCTCTGCATGACTACTGTTAAAGTTTGGTGTTTATTGTGCTTGGAAATACCAGAATATGCAAAAGGTATCTGtagtgaaaaatgtgttttgccaGCATTGTGTTTGTGCGCTTAGGAATCTGCCTTCTTCTGTGTACATTGACAGTGTTGCAGGAGCTCAGATGTTTCTggctgtctgaaaaaaaagtttcagaatgGTGACACCACAGCTGTGATGTTTTCAATACTTATTTATAGCAACAGAGCTGtgttggatttttcttttccttcccccaacCCCCACAAGTATTCAGATACTGTGTTGACTGGAAGCCACTTCATTCATATTCGAATGTAGTCTTGCACAGTTACCATCTCTAAAACTCATCTGTTCAAAACTAGTATGTAGAATGTGGAAGTTTATGCCTACATATGCGTATCTCTGAAAATTTCTAACATTGGCTAGCATTAACCATTCAAAACACttcattatttctaaaaatgattaatttctgtcttttcttctcttgcagtTTATACATGCAAGCTGTCAGACCGAGAACATCCCCTCTACCTGCGTTTGGTGGCAGGCCCCAGAACGGAAATGCTTAGTTTTGTTCTACGTGAGCATGAAACTGGAGAAGTTATGGTATGTTACACTCAcgcttttgtttgtttgtttaacttcaCAAGTGAAGTTAAAGCTCCTCTTTGATCTGTGCTGACATGTTGATCCAtttttttggaagcatttttttttcttgtgctacttattttgtgctttttgtaaACATTTAGTCTGCAGTTAGCTTGACCTCCTGTTACttgcagaacaaagaaaaagtgtaaaagAGTAAAGTGTTTTCAGATTCGTAGGACTTGCAAGAAGGGTGCCTGATGCTGTTTCAGTGTTGAAATGGTTTTGAGAGTCTGAGGTTTTGCTTAAAAATGCTGTATATATAAATGGTTTGTGTATTTCCTGTTCATCTCATCcgttctttcctcttctctctttacAGTGGGAAGCTTTTAGTCTTCCTGAACTGCAAAACTTCTTGCGTATACTGGACAAAGAAGAAAACGAGCAACTTCAAATCTTAAAGAAGCGTTATGCAGCTTACAGAGACAAACTTGAAGAAGCCCTTGGTGGGGTGTGGAAACCTGGTTAAAAGGGGGC
This is a stretch of genomic DNA from Cygnus atratus isolate AKBS03 ecotype Queensland, Australia chromosome 1, CAtr_DNAZoo_HiC_assembly, whole genome shotgun sequence. It encodes these proteins:
- the RASSF3 gene encoding LOW QUALITY PROTEIN: ras association domain-containing protein 3 (The sequence of the model RefSeq protein was modified relative to this genomic sequence to represent the inferred CDS: deleted 1 base in 1 codon) translates to MTWSSSMSSGYSSLEEEESEEFFFTARTSFFRRPPGKTRAAPQDVQKEREPHVYLSKEEVKEKIQSYNSSVTDKLKMTLNSNGIYTGFIKVQMELCRPITVQSSPSQGRCAHSNNETAFYLPNDCVNTLHISSTNTVREVIEALLKKFFVTDNPAKFALYKRCHKEDQVYTCKLSDREHPLYLRLVAGPRTEMLSFVLREHETGEVMWEAFSLPELQNFLRILDKEENEQLQILKKRYAAYRDKLEEALGGVWKPG